A region from the Salminus brasiliensis chromosome 22, fSalBra1.hap2, whole genome shotgun sequence genome encodes:
- the bmpr1ab gene encoding bone morphogenetic protein receptor, type IAb: MKTIRILLTVFGACILLSPQAAVGQNPDYMLHGTGVKHGSDPKRSQAADGSTVAPEDAARFLSCYCSGHCPEDATNNTCETNGQCFAIIEEDEHGEAILTSGCMKYEGSHFQCKDSPNAQTRRTIECCSTDFCNRDLQPTLPPPIITDPLFGSTHWLAFLISVTVCCFTLIAITVVCYYRYKLQTERRRYQRDLEQDEAFIPVGESLKDLINQSSTGSGSGLPLLVQRTIAKQIQMVRQIGKGRYGEVWLGRWRGEKVAVKVFFTREEASWFRETEIYQTVLMRHENILGFIAADIKGTGAFTQLFLITDYHENGSLYDYLKFTTLDTQALLRLAYSAACGLCHLHTEIYGTQGKPAIAHRDLKSKNILIKKNGTCCIADLGLAVKFNSDTNEVDIPLSTRMGTRRYMAPEVLDETLNKNHFQAYIMADIYSYGLIVWEMARRCVTGGIVEEYQLPYWDVVPSDPSYEDMREVVCGKGMRPAVSNRWNSDECLRAMLKLMSECWAHNPASRLTALRVKKTLAKMVESQDIKI, translated from the exons ATGAAGACTATTCGGATCCTCCTCACGGTTTTTGGAGCTTGCATCCTTCTCTCTCCTCAAGCTGCAG TTGGGCAGAACCCAGACTACATGCTGCATGGCACAGGGGTGAAGCATGGCTCTGATCCGAAAAGGTCGCAAGCAGCAGACGGTTCCACCGTGGCCCCAGAGGACGCAGCCCGCTTCCTCAGCTGCTACTGCTCAGGCCACTGCCCCGAGGACGCCACCAACAACACCTGCGA GACCAACGGGCAGTGCTTTGCCATCATCGAGGAGGACGAGCATGGAGAGGCTATCCTCACATCTGGCTGCATGAAATATGAGGGCTCCCACTTCCAGTGCAAG GATTCGCCCAACGCTCAGACGAGGCGGACGATCGAGTGCTGTTCCACAGACTTCTGTAACAGGGACTTGCAGCCTACTCTTCCACCTCCTATTATCACAG ATCCCTTGTTTGGGAGCACCCACTGGCTAGCCTTCCTGATCTCGGTCACCGTGTGCTGCTTCACACTTATAGCGATTACAGTTGTGTGTTACTACAG GTATAAGCTGCAGACGGAGAGGAGACGCTACCAGAGAGACTTGGAACAGGATGAGGCCTTTATCCCTGTTGGAGAGTCACTCAAAGACCTCATCAACCAGTCCAGCACAGGCTCTGGCTCAGGGCTCCCTCTGCTG GTCCAGCGTACTATTGCTAAGCAGATCCAGATGGTGCGACAGATCGGGAAGGGCAGGTACGGTGAAGTTTGGCTCGGGCgctggagaggagagaaggTGGCCGTGAAGGTGTTCTTCACTCGTGAGGAGGCCAGCTGGTTCAGAGAGACCGAGATCTATCAGACCGTACTGATGAGACACGAGAACATACTAG GCTTCATTGCGGCCGATATTAAAGGCACAGGAGCCTTCACCCAGCTCTTCCTCATCACAGACTACCATGAGAATGGCTCCCTATACGATTACCTGAAGTTCACCACTCTGGACACTCAGGCTCTGCTAAGGCTGGCCTACTCTGCAGCCTGTGGTCTGTGCCACCTCCACACAGAGATCTACGGCACACAAGGCAAACCCGCCATCGCCCACAGAGACCTAAAGAGCAAGAATATCCTGATCAAGAAGAACGGGACCTGCTGCATCGCTGACCTGGGTCTGGCTGTGAAATTCAACAG TGACACGAATGAGGTGGACATTCCTCTGAGTACGCGGATGGGCACGCGGCGGTACATGGCCCCGGAGGTGCTGGACGAGACCCTGAATAAGAATCACTTTCAAGCATACATCATGGCAGACATCTACAGCTATGGCCTTATTGTTTGGGAGATGGCTCGGAGATGTGTGACGGGAG GTATTGTGGAAGAGTACCAGTTGCCTTACTGGGACGTGGTTCCCTCAGATCCATCTTACGAAGACATGAGGGAAGTAGTGTGTGGAAAGGGCATGAGGCCTGCGGTTTCGAACCGCTGGAACAGTGATGAG TGCCTCAGAGCCATGCTGAAACTGATGTCTgagtgctgggcccataacccagccTCTCGCCTCACTGCTCTTCGAGTAAAGAAGACACTTGCCAAAATGGTGGAATCACAGGACATTAAAATATGA
- the mmrn2b gene encoding multimerin-2, translating into MLVSFGVFRTGRSEAGLETNCSTEEHFRCLMWLPLPVSVSSRGNRMVLKLLMAMLLHPALCHAGLRARDPDVEEEIHGLRDSEPGTFGTAHFPVPHGHGHHSTAGALQPSLSVPESPLTPLRESSQPPARTGNWCAFVHQRAVTVAVLCGTETYTLKTMNSCSKGDPDCQIAKYQLSSRPVYRQKQKIFTALHWKCCPGHAGHNCEDTERESQSGQEHTKTTQTDVSGVDDSGGGYKETDLLEDGSWDNGPVQQPPSDPVFPVPGHFGTGGAIPPAGSLPFMDSATLLTVHQVYSAVMTHLQPVLDGFNHTLEQLSSNVKGLSMDLQKLKHEQDGRTSSSRPTHTGTIEEKLEANSIQIQQIQSQLNLQQRQAEQTIQFQQEQLQHDLSILKDKIDLHINRSHEDVQASLQSLSQSVEEIRLGQQNLEGVMQGEYAPSARVSEGPPAPVSGMWEAISRLDKKVLNNTMQLSALSENSTHLMNVAQKLDHCLRNLSVRLEQVSQSSEIHFAETGLELEAAKVAAFNSINELATNLSSQERHLRELELYLDSIYLQVQRTEPATAAEVCSCKEIRESLITLELQVANVTDLAKENRYALEDAEATRDQGHWPMQVEDLHQALLSVKESLAFEQAKSRTLQDDLSQLKASLLGSQQEIVGLKESFMAKASEIKRLSASFSSLLKDAIRHSEVLEILLGDEVMEFSSWSDSQQKALSIPVLLQRIRLMQEKIETHENSLVSLRRNQTSPERDQMTSDDPVAFLDWALTEDQGRNAEDHKDDHYLPSPSLEDDDGDYSVSDFWSLGREVEELANRLSQVEQKHCNCSAAPGGSVMELQTEVASLRQDLGDHLKIFQNLFSHTEELANSSHSLNLEQLWTMISRKDRKKKKGPNVKEKGESSSIRRRRNTGKWPAYSPVAFTAILPNRTNTRGTIILEKVSLNPGSAYRPSSGEFHAPQTGLYLFLVSLNFDTGPSLAQLKHDTVPVASLRQVQGQGGHLSQACLLELQRGEKVTLELLKGRLRRGQPNDNTLSVVLLFSTEDEERRGTGTVL; encoded by the exons ATGTTGGTAAGTTTTGGAGTTTTCAGGACTGGCCGAAGCGAAGCAGGACTTGAAACAAACTGCAGCACAGAGGAACACTTCCGGTGCCTGATGTGGCTGCCACTGCCTGTGAGCGTTTCATCAAGGGGCAACAGAATGGTCCTCAAACTGCTAATGGCCATGCTGCTTCACCCAGCACTCTGCCATGCTGGGCTGAGGGCCAGGGACCCTGATGTGGAAGAGGAGATACATGGGCTTAGGGACTCTGAGCCTGGCACATTTGGTACAGCTCATTTCCCCGTACCTCATGGGCATGGGCACCATAGCACAGCTGGAGCACTGCAGCCATCCCTGAgcgttccagagagtcctttgaCCCCATTGAGAGAGAGTTCACAGCCGCCTGCACGGACCGG GAACTGGTGTGCGTTCGTTCATCAGCGTGCGGTGACTGTGGCCGTGCTGTGCGGCACTGAGACATACACGCTGAAGACGATGAATTCTTGTTCTAAAGGTGACCCTGACTGCCAAATAGCCAA GTATCAGCTCTCTTCACGGCCTGTTTATAGACAGAAGCAGAAGattttcacagcactgcactggaaGTGCTGCCCAGGTCATGCAGGCCACAACTGTGAAGATACAG AAAGAGAAAGCCAGTCCGGTCAGGAACACACCAAGACAACCCAGACTGACGTTTCTGGAGTGGATGACTCAG GTGGTGGATATAAGGAGACTGACCTGCTGGAGGATGGAAGCTGGGATAATGGTCCAGTTCAGCAGCCTCCCAGTGACCCAGTGTTTCCTGTCCCAGGACACTTTG GTACTGGTGGAGCAATCCCTCCTGCTGGTTCTCTGCCTTTCATGGATTCTGCCACTCTCTTGACAGTCCATCAAGTATATTCAGCTGTGATGACCCACCTTCAGCCAGTGCTGGATGGCTTTAATCACACCCTGGAGCAATTATCCAGCAATGTCAAAGGGCTGTCCATGGATCTGCAGAAGCTAAAGCATGAGCAGGATGGCCGTACATCCAGCAGCAGGCCAACTCACACTGGAACAATAGAGGAAAAGCTGGAGGCCAACAGTATACAGATACAGCAAATACAGTCCCAACTGAATTTGCAACAAAGACAAGCAGAACAGACAATACAGTTCCAGCAAGAGCAGCTACAGCATGACTTGTCAATCCTAAAGGACAAAATTGATCTTCATATCAACCGGAGCCACGAGGATGTACAG GCGAGTCTGCAGTCTCTGAGTCAATCAGTGGAGGAGATTAGACTTGGTCAGCAAAATCTGGAGGGAGTAATGCAGGGAGAATATGCTCCCTCAGCTCGTGTGAGTGAAGGCCCGCCAGCACCGGTGTCTGGCATGTGGGAGGCCATCAGTAGATTGGACAAGAAAGTGCTGAATAACACTATGCAGCTCAGTGCCTTGTCTGAGAACTCCACACACTTGATGAACGTTGCGCAGAAGCTGGACCACTGCCTGCGCAACCTGAGCGTGAGACTAGAACAGGTCAGCCAAAGCTCAGAAATCCATTTTGCAGAAACTGGGCTGGAACTGGAGGCTGCTAAAGTGGCTGCGTTTAACAGCATCAATGAGTTAGCTACCAACCTCAGCAGCCAAGAAAGACATCTGAGAGAGCTTGAACTTTACCTGGACAGTATTTACCTGCAGGTCCAAAGAACTGAGCCCGCCACAGCAGCAGAGGTTTGcagctgtaaagaaatcagagaaTCATTGATTACATTGGAACTGCAGGTGGCCAACGTGACCGACTTAGCCAAAGAGAACAGATACGCCCTAGAGGACGCCGAGGCGACGAGGGACCAAGGTCACTGGCCCATGCAAGTTGAAGATCTTCATCAGGCCTTGCTGAGTGTTAAGGAATCACTGGCTTTTGAGCAAGCAAAGAGCAGGACTCTTCAAGATGACTTATCCCAGTTGAAAGCCTCACTTCTAGGAAGTCAGCAGGAGATTGTTGGGCTTAAAGAGAGTTTTATGGCCAAAGCATCTGAAATCAAACGCCTGTCTGCATCTTTCTCCTCTCTACTGAAGGATGCTATACGTCACTCTGAGGTACTGGAGATACTTTTAGGAGATGAAGTCATGGAGTTCTCAAGCTGGTCTGACAGCCAGCAGAAAGCGCTGTCCATTCCTGTTCTGCTACAGAGAATAAGGCTGATGCAAGAAAAGATTGAGACCCATGAGAATAGTCTGGTCTCTCTGAGGAGGAACCAGACAAGTCCAGAAAGAGATCAGATGACCAGTGATGACCCTGTGGCATTCTTAGACTGGGCCCTCACAGAGGACCAGGGGAGAAATGCTGAAGATCATAAGGATGACCACTATTTACCAAGTCCTTCCCTCGAAGATGATGATGGGGACTATTCAGTCAGCGACTTCTGGAGCCTGGGGAGGGAAGTGGAGGAGCTGGCTAACCGGCTAAGTCAGGTGGAACAGAAACACTGTAACTGCTCTGCAGCCCCTGGTGGCTCAGTGATGGAACTGCAGACTGAAGTTGCATCCCTGCGACAGGATCTGGGGGATCATCTAAAAATATTCCAGAATTTATTCAGCCATACAGAAGAATTGGccaactcttctcacagtctgaactTAGAACAGCTGTGGACTATGATTTCAAGGAAGGacaggaagaaaaagaaagggcCGAACGTGAAGGAGAAAGGAGAGTCAAGTAGCATACGCAGGAGAAGAAACACTGGAAAAT GGCCAGCATACTCTCCTGTGGCATTCACAGCTATCCTGCCCAACAGGACAAACACAAGAGGCACAATCATTCTTGAGAAGGTGTCTCTAAACCCTGGCAGTGCTTACAGACCTTCATCAGGAGAATTTCATGCACCTCAAACTGGTCTCTACCTCTTTTTAGTGAGTCTGAACTTTGACACAGGCCCCAGCTTGGCCCAGCTAAAACATGACACGGTACCTGTGGCCTCCCTCAGACAGGTACAAGGTCAAGGGGGGCATTTGAGCCAAGCGTGCCTCTTGGAGCTTCAGAGAGGGGAGAAAGTTACACTCGAACTGCTTAAAGGAAGACTACGCCGAGGACAACCTAATGATAATACACTGTCTGTGGTTCTGCTGTTCAGCACAGAGGAcgaggagagaagaggaacaGGAACAgttctgtga